One genomic segment of Erythrolamprus reginae isolate rEryReg1 chromosome 2, rEryReg1.hap1, whole genome shotgun sequence includes these proteins:
- the CYP27B1 gene encoding 25-hydroxyvitamin D-1 alpha hydroxylase, mitochondrial has translation MSQTLKLATKASLLGKLFPELWVESLLGARPKVTRSHKTLEEMPGPSALGFFADLFCKRGLSRLHELQIEGKEKYGPVWKASFGPILTVHVADPSLIEQVLRQEGKHPIRSDLSSWKDYRVCRGHAYGLLTAEGEEWQKIRSILGKHMLKPKEVESYTGTLNEVVSDLIGRLQHQRNLHERHVVRNVADEFYKFGLEGISSVLFESRIGCLEPKVPEETKKFISSINTMFVMTLLTMAMPKFLHQIFPKPWQKFCESWDYMFEFAKGHIDKRMAEVSERIAQGEKVEGKYLTYYLAQEKLSMKSIYGNVTELLLAGVDTISSTLSWSLYELSRHPQIQAAVHEEITTVMQDGLIPTAADVAQMPLLKAVVKEVMRLYPVIPGNARVISDRDIQVGDYIIPKKTLITLCHYATSRDEKYFSDPNLFQPERWLRKNASHHPYASIPFGFGKRSCIGRRIAELELYLALSRILMHFEVKPEEEGQIVNPMTRTLLVPEKDINLQFLSR, from the exons ATGTCTCAGACGCTCAAGCTGGCCACCAAGGCATCCTTGCTCGGCAAGCTCTTTCCTGAGCTGTGGGTGGAATCTCTCCTCGGGGCGCGACCGAAAGTGACGAGAAGCCATAAAACTCTGGAGGAGATGCCCGGACCCAGCGCTCTCGGCTTCTTCGCCGACCTTTTCTGCAAGAGAGGACTCTCGCGACTGCACGAGCTACAG ATCGAAGGCAAGGAAAAATATGGCCCGGTTTGGAAGGCGAGTTTTGGGCCCATCCTCACAGTCCATGTGGCAGATCCTAGTCTGATCGAACAGGTGCTAAGACAGGAAGGCAAGCATCCCATTCGTTCCGACCTCTCCTCCTGGAAGGATTATAGAGTGTGCCGAGGCCATGCATACGGGCTGCTTACAGC GGAAGGTGAGGAATGGCAGAAAATTCGCAGCATCCTAGGAAAGCACATGCTGAAGCCCAAGGAGGTGGAATCTTACACGGGCACCTTGAACGAGGTGGTCAGTGATCTGATCGGCCGGCTGCAGCACCAGAGAAATCTCCACGAGCGACACGTGGTCAGGAATGTGGCCGATGAATTCTACAAGTTTGGATTAGAAG GTATTTCTTCGGTCCTCTTTGAATCCCGCATTGGCTGCCTAGAACCAAAAGTTCCAGAAGAAACCAAAAAGTTCATTAGCTCCATCAACACCATGTTTGTCATGACTCTGCTCACGATGGCCATGCCCAAATTTTTACACCAAATCTTTCCTAAGCCGTGGCAGAAGTTCTGTGAATCTTGGGACTATATGTTTGAGTTTG CCAAAGGACACATTGATAAGCGGATGGCTGAAGTTTCAGAAAGAATCGCCCAGGGGGAGAAAGTCGAAGGAAAATACCTCACTTATTATTTGGCACAAGAAAAACTATCCATGAAATCCATCTATGGAAATGTGACTGAGCTTCTGCTGGCTGGTGTGGACACG ATCTCAAGCACTTTGTCCTGGAGTTTGTATGAGTTGTCTCGTCACCCTCAGATACAAGCGGCCGTCCATGAGGAAATTACCACTGTGATGCAGGATGGCCTCATTCCAACTGCTGCTGATGTAGCTCAGATGCCTCTGTTGAAAGCGGTGGTGAAGGAGGTCATGAG ATTGTACCCAGTGATTCCTGGTAATGCACGTGTCATCTCAGACAGGGACATCCAAGTGGGAGACTATATCATCCCTAAAAAG ACCCTGATAACCCTTTGCCATTATGCTACCTCTCGAGATGAGAAGTACTTCTCCGACCCCAACTTGTTCCAGCCTGAGCGATGGCTGCGCAAGAATGCTTCACACCACCCCTATGCCTCCATTCCCTTCGGCTTTGGCAAACGCAGTTGCATTGGCCGACGAATTGCGGAGCTTGAATTATATCTGGCGCTATCTAGG atcctGATGCATTTTGAAGTGAAACCTGAAGAGGAGGGACAAATTGTAAACCCAATGACACGGACCTTGCTTGTGCCAGAGAAGGACATCAATTTACAGTTTCTGAGTCGCTAA